The Capra hircus breed San Clemente chromosome 25, ASM170441v1, whole genome shotgun sequence genome has a window encoding:
- the TSC22D4 gene encoding TSC22 domain family protein 4, producing the protein MSGGKKKSSFQITSVTLDYEGPGSPGGSDAPAMPAPPGPPAPTGPSAPAPTGPPPRLPNGEPNPEPGGKSTPRNGSPPPGAPASRFRVVKLPQGLGEPYRRGRWTCVDVYERDLEPPSFGRLLESIRGASGGNGGRSLDSRLELASLGLGAPTPQPGLSQVPTSWLRPPPTSPGPQARSFTGGLGQLAVPGKAKVETPPLSASPPQQRPPEPGTGDSAGPSLAATPLPTLRVEAEAGGSTAAAAAAGTPPLSRVKDGALRLRMELVAPEEMGQVPPVDSRPSSPALYFFPDASLVHKSPDPLGTVAAQSLNFARSMLAISGHLDSDDDSGSGSLVGIDNKIEQAMDLVKSHLMFAVREEVEVLKEQIRDLAERNAALEQENGLLRALASPEQLAQLPSSGVPRLGPPAPNGPSV; encoded by the exons ATGAGTGGGGGCAAGAAGAAGAGTAGTTTCCAAATCACCAGCGTCACCTTGGACTACGAGGGCCCAGGGAGCCCAGGGGGTTCAGATGCCCCTGCCATGCCGGCACCCCCTGGGCCACCGGCCCCTACAGGGCCATCAGCCCCAGCCCCCACCGGGCCGCCACCCCGCCTGCCCAATGGGGAGCCCAACCCCGAGCCAGGGGGCAAGAGCACCCCCCGGAACGGGTCCCCGCCGCCTGGGGCCCCCGCCTCCCGTTTCCGGGTGGTGAAGCTGCCCCAAGGCCTGGGAGAGCCTTATCGCCGAGGCCGTTGGACGTGTGTGGATGTTTATGAGAGAGACCTGGAGCCCCCTAGCTTTGGCCGGCTCCTGGAGAGTATTCGAGGGGCCTCAGGGGGCAACGGGGGCAGATCTTTGGATTCCAGGTTGGAGCTGGCCAGCTTGGGCCTGGGCGCCCCTACCCCACAGCCAGGCCTGTCTCAGGTCCCCACCTCCTGGCTccgcccgccccccacctcccctggaCCTCAGGCCCGCTCCTTCACCGGGGGACTGGGCCAGCTGGCAGTGCCCGGCAAGGCCAAGGTGGAGACACCCCCACTGTCggcctccccaccccagcagcGCCCCCCAGAGCCCGGGACCGGGGATAGCGCGGGCCCTTCCCTGGCTGCCACGCCCCTGCCCACCTTGAGGGTAGAAGCAGAGGCAGGAGGTTCCACTgcggcggcagcagcggcggGAACCCCTCCACTGTCCCGTGTGAAGGATGGAGCCCTGCGGCTGAGAATGGAGTTGGTTGCTCCAGAGGAGATGGGACAG GTACCCCCGGTCGACTCTCGCCCCAGCTCCCCAGCCCTCTACTTCTTCCCCGATGCCAGTCTGGTTCACAAGTCTCCAGACCCCTTGGGAACAGTGGCTGCCCAGAGCCTCAACTTCGCCCGCTCCATGCTGGCCATCAGCGGCCACCTGGACAGTGATGATGATAG TGGCTCCGGAAGCCTGGTTGGCATTGACAACAAGATCGAACAAGCCATG GACTTGGTGAAGTCTCACCTCATGTTTGCGGTCCGGGAAGAGGTGGAGGTGCTGAAGGAGCAGATCCGGGACCTGGCGGAGCGGAACGCGGCACTGGAGCAGGAGAACGGACTGCTGCGTGCCCTGGCCAGCCCCGAGCAGCTGGCGCAGCTGCCTTCCTCGGGGGTCCCCCGGCTTGGACCCCCAGCGCCCAACGGGCCCTCAGTCTGA
- the C25H7orf61 gene encoding uncharacterized protein C7orf61 homolog isoform X1 — protein sequence MGPLSQRWVWARLPGHTVPLPGLASLHGLPPQLADAGALWVSRPLPDGLSSRPRQKRQVFFWKHKTKSVITDHTDSKKNELKAEKAFKVSETFKLVEPPKEAKVSKMDVSPKVVDPCLLAKTTTDGAAVEAGRRRRSLLQLPQVAVKSVSMLMASALQSGWQMCSWKSSVSSTSVASQMKTGSPMESQEAAMLREVYLVLWAVRKQLRHLARRQERRRQRHLRAHMGPQPDPVQGLKQDARSPL from the exons ATGGGCCCCTTGTCTCAACGCTGGGTGTGGGCCAGGCTCCCCGGGCACACTGTGCCCTTGCCAGGCCTGGCCAGCCTCCATGGCCTCCCCCCGCAGCTGGCTGACGCTGGGGCCCTGTGGGTAAGCAGGCCCCTCCCTGACGGCCTCAGCTCCCGTCCCAGACAGAAGAGGCAG GTTTTCTTCTGGAAACACAAAACTAAGTCAGTCATCACGGATCATACTGACTCCAAGAAAAATGAGTTGAAGGCGGAGAAGGCTTTCAAGGTGTCTGAGACTTTCAAGTTGGTTGAGCCCCCCAAGGAGGCTAAGGTCTCCAAGATGGATGTGTCCCCAAAGGTGGTCGACCCCTGCCTGTTAGCCAAGACCACCACGGATGGGGCTGCGGTGGAGGCGGGTCGCCGTCGGAGATCACTGTTGCAGCTGCCCCAGGTGGCCGTCAAGTCCGTCTCCATGCTCATGGCCTCCGCCCTGCAGTCTGGCTGGCAGATGTGCAGCTGGAAG TCATCTGTGAGTTCTACCTCAGTTGCCTCCCAGATGAAGACCGGGTcccccatggagtcacaagaggcTGCGATGTTGAGGGAAGTGTACCTGGTGCTTTGGGCTGTCCGGAAACAGCTGCGGCACCTGGCCCGCCGGCAGGAGAGACGGCGCCAGCGGCACCTCCGGGCCCACATGGGCCCCCAGCCTGACCCAGTTCAGGGTCTGAAACAGGATGCCCGGAGTCCCCTCTAG
- the C25H7orf61 gene encoding uncharacterized protein C7orf61 homolog isoform X2, with translation MAVVIKFFRWIWQKISRWVFFWKHKTKSVITDHTDSKKNELKAEKAFKVSETFKLVEPPKEAKVSKMDVSPKVVDPCLLAKTTTDGAAVEAGRRRRSLLQLPQVAVKSVSMLMASALQSGWQMCSWKSSVSSTSVASQMKTGSPMESQEAAMLREVYLVLWAVRKQLRHLARRQERRRQRHLRAHMGPQPDPVQGLKQDARSPL, from the exons ATGGCCGTGGTTATTAAGTTCTTCCGATGGATTTGGCAAAAGATTAGCCGCTGG GTTTTCTTCTGGAAACACAAAACTAAGTCAGTCATCACGGATCATACTGACTCCAAGAAAAATGAGTTGAAGGCGGAGAAGGCTTTCAAGGTGTCTGAGACTTTCAAGTTGGTTGAGCCCCCCAAGGAGGCTAAGGTCTCCAAGATGGATGTGTCCCCAAAGGTGGTCGACCCCTGCCTGTTAGCCAAGACCACCACGGATGGGGCTGCGGTGGAGGCGGGTCGCCGTCGGAGATCACTGTTGCAGCTGCCCCAGGTGGCCGTCAAGTCCGTCTCCATGCTCATGGCCTCCGCCCTGCAGTCTGGCTGGCAGATGTGCAGCTGGAAG TCATCTGTGAGTTCTACCTCAGTTGCCTCCCAGATGAAGACCGGGTcccccatggagtcacaagaggcTGCGATGTTGAGGGAAGTGTACCTGGTGCTTTGGGCTGTCCGGAAACAGCTGCGGCACCTGGCCCGCCGGCAGGAGAGACGGCGCCAGCGGCACCTCCGGGCCCACATGGGCCCCCAGCCTGACCCAGTTCAGGGTCTGAAACAGGATGCCCGGAGTCCCCTCTAG
- the PPP1R35 gene encoding protein phosphatase 1 regulatory subunit 35: MMVYDESQLESVGGGEAVAVPGPPPEPRAPEPGAPVPEPGLDLSLSLSPRSDSPGRGRPNCSPGRRKGRADRRGGARKGRQVRFLLAPPSPVRSEPPAAAASSSEKPEAPQDLGAPVQQSSLALSLELQAARAAAGGQFDAAKAVEEQLRKSFQTRCGLEESVTEGLNVPRSRRLFRDLVSLQVPEEQVLNAALREKLALLPPQARAPPPKEPPGPGPDMTILCDPETLFYESPHLTLEGLPPLRLQLRPRPSEDTFLMHRTLRRWEA; encoded by the exons ATGATGGTCTACGATGAGTCACAGCTGGAGTCGGTGGGAGGGGGAGAGGCCGTGGCGGTCCCAGGGCCACCCCCAGAACCCCGCGCTCCCGAGCCCGGAGCCCCGGTGCCGGAGCCTGGCCTGGACCTGAGCCTGAGCCTGAGCCCGCGGTCCGATAGTCCCGGACGCGGAAGGCCCAACTGCAGCCCTGGACGGCGGAAGGGGCGGGCGGaccggcggggcggggcccgcAAGGGGCGGCAG GTCCGCTTCCTCCTGGCGCCGCCTTCCCCGGTCCGGTCTGAGCCGCCGGCGGCCGCCGCCTCATCGAGCGAGAAGCCCGAGGCGCCGCAGGACTTGGGGGCGCCGGTGCAGCAGAGTAGCCTGGCCCTGAGCCTTGAGCTGCAGGCCGCAAGGGCCGCAGCCGGGGGCCAGTTCGATGCCGCGAAGGCCGTGGAAGAACAGCTGAGAAAGTCGTTCCAGACCCGCTGCGGCCTGGAGGAGAGCGTGACCGAGG GGCTGAACGTGCCGCGCTCCAGGCGGCTCTTCCGAGATCTGGTGAGTCTGCAGGTGCCGGAGGAACAGGTTCTGAACGCCGCGCTGAGGGAGAAACTGGCGCTCCTGCCGCCGCAGGCCCGAGCCCCACCTCCAAAG GAGCCACCTGGCCCAGGGCCAGACATGACCATATTGTGTGATCCGGAAACATTATTTTATGAATCTCCACACCTGACCCTGGAAGGTCTGCCCCCACTCCGGCTTCAACTCCGGCCCCGCCCTTCAGAAGATACCTTCCTTATGCATCGGACGCTGAGGCGATGGGAAGCGTAG